DNA from Balaenoptera ricei isolate mBalRic1 chromosome 6, mBalRic1.hap2, whole genome shotgun sequence:
GTCTGAAAATTGTCAGCATTCTAAAAaccttttttggtgagtttcaaTTAGCTCAGCTCTTGGATATATAGGTTAACTTTATTGACTTATTAAATGGTTAAAGTTTTACTTGGCAAAATCATCCTTTAAGATTATATAAGAGAATGAGGAAATAATGCTTTCAATATCCtagtcattcaagaaatatttgtatcgcactctcacacacacacgcacaatatAAGCTGCTCCAGGAACTCATATCTTGTACAGATCTACTTGTACAAGAAATATTAACTTGTACACGAAATATTAACACAAGAAATATTAACTCATATCTTGTACAGATCTACTTGTACAAGAAGGACCTCAGCATCAATTTACTGGAACAGGTATTGCAGTACGTTATCAATGTCTAAAAGAGGGAAAAACACCTTGAGTTCAGGGGATCTAAGACAAATGTATGAAATGGTAGGGTATAAACTTTCCCTGGATGGATTCTTTACAATCCAGATAAGTGAGACAAAAAATGAAACGTACTGTAtgaacaacaaggatttatttctcatagttccaTAGTtcagaggctggaaagtccaagaacAAGGTGCCAGTTGACTCAGCTCCccagtgagggctctcttcctggcttgcagatggccaactTTCGACTGTGTACTCACAAGgtggaaagagagaggggaaggaagctTTCTGATGTCCTTTCTTTTATGGGCACTAATTCCATCAGAAGAGAgtctcaccctcatgacctcctctaaacctaattacttcccaaaagccccatctccaaataccatcacattagcaATTAGGGCtttgacatatgaattttggagggggtACAATTCAGTCCACAGACCATGCATTACACCCAAACTCCAGGACAAAAGACTCTCGGTAGCAGCATGAATACAGCAGCAGAGGAATAATGGAAGGTAAGCACAGAAACACCCAGGGCATCCTGCCAGACTAAGGAGTTCAACATAATTATACAACCGACCTTGGTCAAAGTTGTTAACCAAGTTCATTTGATGATATATTATAGGATGTTTTAAGGAGAGAGGCAACAGAGGCATTTGATATAGGATGACTTGTCCCAATGTGAGTGTGCCATAAATTACCTTAACATATGATTCATTTGATAAGAAATGTGGTTCAAAATGGAGAAATGAGAGTCAAATAAGTATGACAATAAAAGAATCTTAGAAATCAACTGGGGATACAGGAAACTATGTATGTAATAGGGCCTCTTTCTCAAGCCAGCACTTAGAAATATATACCAGAGAGTGTATATgcggaaaaaaataaaaataaagaaaacttgttTGGAGGATGGGAGAAAGGGGGCAATGAACTCAGCTGTCATTCAAAGTTGGTTTTGAGAAGTACTAAAGTGGAAGTGTAAGGCGAAAAAAACAGTGCCACTCCAGTTTGCTGACAGCTTTTCTTAACTCCAGTATTTACAAAAATGTTGGTGTGAGGCATTATATTAAGAAGCACAATGACTGTCACCTCATCTattcatcttttttctcttacGTAAAATGAAATACAAGTTGTTGAATAGTTAGAGAATGGGcagtgagggtgtggagagagaaaaaaattgataataataCTTATAAAAAGTCCCCTTTTTAGTCCCCCAAAAACTAAAAAGTTGCTGTTTCAGGGAAATAGCAAAATCAAGTACTCTAAATTACCTACTTCCACTTTTTCTGCTCTTTTACTACAAATTTTATAACCTTAGTCAAGGAATAATCTTTGGCATTAGAGTTTTCTAAACATGAAGAGCACATAGTCCgttggagtttttatttttatttataaaactgtCACATTTATTATAGGAGAATTCTTACCTCTTTTTCTTGAGTAGGAGTAGCTTAAAGAACAATAATTACAATGTCAGAAAAAAGCAATCTGTGTCCTTTGagccttttttctctttagtaaGCAAGTAATTTTACTGCTTACAAGCTCccattttctttcaaagaaagcacaagtgtttattttatgtatattttctaattaagaGCTTATGTTTTTCTATATTCTCTTCTTTGAAGGAtagttgcttttaaattttatcatttccatgattttttctctaagatttcttcattttactttcatatatatgttatattatttgtgcaataatattttcatatgtaGTCTACTAACAAATAGTTGGTAGAACCATTTTTACTAACTTTTGTCCTACTATATTTAGAAATGCTGTAATGTTCATCTTCAGGTATATAATTCTTGACAGTATTCTAagtgaatttaaatatatttaaatacaagGAATAATTTGGGCAGTGATCATTTTAGTAACTCTATTCCAAATCATCTTTCAATTTAGAGATTACATCCATTGTCTCTACCTCCTATTTGGGAAGATGGGTGGAATCTCCATTAACCCTAAGGTGAATGTTCATTGCTTTGCACAGATAACCTTCATGACTGTGATTGATAATTTTTGCTGGATCAATTTTCTCTCCCcaccctggttttttttttttttttctttctttttgcccttttctttcttcccctccttcctttcttttagtaaaataaaaatagttatatatGCCACGTGCCTGCAGAGTGGCAGAATTAGTGGATTCTGTCTTTTGGgagtatatacatataatcaGATTAGTTActgtaaaatacataaaacaagctgACAATTTTACTGGATCTTCTTCTGCTTAATGAGTTTTACCTGCTTTTCatgatattttatattacttCATTAATTTATCAAGGCAAAAGAGAGCACTTTGGGGTTGGATCAGGGGTAGAGAGTAGGACATGGAGGCCTTATATAACCAGTGTCAGTGTTCTTTAGGAAACTCAGTATAGTTCATTACAGTGGTTAGGTACAAAAATTTACGAGATATTCTACAAAGGAAACAAAGCAGCTTTAATCTGATAAATTGTAAAAAGAGAATACTAGTAGATTTACTAATGTAAGGGTAAGAAGAGTGAagccaacaaaaaataaaagacactagTACTCAATTCATAACACCCAAGGGGTGACTGAATCTTTCTTATGCAGTTTCTCTAACTTGTGTGGCATATCTATCTTCTTATCTCAGGGCTCCCTAAAGCTCTTGTCTAAAATCGGGAACTAATCACCTTTCCTTACACACCAGCATTTTTTCTTGCAGTCTCTATACACACTATGggaaaaaacttatttttttgttcAATAATACATAGAAAAGTTGGTGTATGTCTGCAACAAAGTTTTCACCATCTACTTTTAATGGAAATTAAGAATGATATGGTCTTTTCTTTCataaaactaaatttatatttcttaaaattctgaAGTTATATATCCTACTTTTTGATTTCATGAAATGATAATGACAATTGAGAGATTGTGTTTGTGGTGTTTTAGGATAAAAGTTGAATAATTCTGTCTTTTCCCCTAGTTACTTACCTTTATTTGTACTGTTCAAGGAAAACCCCAACTGTGAACCAGGTTTCTTAAATGCTCTTCTAGTTCCTTTACTTGTTCCGGTGGTTTGAAGTCTTCAGTTAACCTAAGAATTACCTGGGACCTTGTTGAAAATATAGATTCTGGCTAACACCTCTCTCTCCCATGAGATTCTGGCATCAGTCTTATCCTTAATTTACTTTGCAATTATCCAATTATTGTGTAAGTTGAGTCCCTTAGAAACAAAGAGTATGATTCATTCAATGAGCTGTATCCACCCAGAAATTTTGGAATTTACTGAGTAAAGTTTCTTGAACGTGTGAGACACATTTTGAGTTTCATAGGTTTTGTTAACAGACCTGAGCACATCAAGTACGTATAAGCTTGTTTCTATAGACTTGCAAACAATTTGCCAAGTGGAACCCTGGCTGTCCACAAACTGGGAAATGCCTATATTCTTTTGAGAGCTACCCGTTCCCACTTGAGGGCCTCATGACAGGTGCTCAGCTCCACTCTGTTGAATGTTTCCTTAAGCTTAGAGGTGGGTTAAACTGCTGGGTTCTAAATAAACCCGTTATAGCTTTTCAACGTGCCCCATAAAGCTGTCCCAGAACTTCTCATTGTATTATTATTTGCTTTGAGATTGCCCTGTAAAAGGCAAGGTAACTGGTGGTTGCGCTGGAGACAGGGCGAGGCCGGCTGGTTCCTGCAGTGCCCTGGCCCGCGCCGAAGAGCCCTGGCAGAGCCCGGCCGAGGATACACGCTTTTCCCCGCGCTGCCGAAGGGCTGAGCCGCAGGGCGCTCCCCAGGGGCATTCTGTGTGAGCCGGCCTGGAGATCGCAGGCCCAGGGGGGCAGCTCCACCCGAGGAGACAAGACACGCCTCAAACCGGGCAAACTCCCGGCCTCCTCTGGCCCCAAGCCAGCAGCCGCCGCCCgccacctcctctcctcctgcGCTGTTGCCCCGACTGCCCTGCCGGGCCCCGAACTCGCTGGCGCCTGGGCGCGCGGCCCCTCGGCCCAAGGGGCTGGCGACGCGGTTGGGACGATGTGGCGCATGCGTGGTGGCGCCACCAGGCGCGGGAGCTGCGGCGGAGGGGACAGCCGCGGGCAGGGCCGCCCGGGCCGCGTTCGTGGGGGTGGCGGCAGCGGGGGCTGGCGAGGCCGCGCGGGCGGCGCCCGACAGCAGCTGGAGGAGCGGTTCGCCGACTTGGCAGCGAGCCACCTAGAGGCCATCCGCGCGCGGGACGAGCGGGACCGACAGAACGCGCGGCTGCGTGAGGAGAACGCCCGACTGCGGCTCGAGAACCGGCGGCTGAAGCGCGAGAACCGCAGCCTCTTCCGTCAGGCCTTGCGGCTCCCCGGCGAGGGTGATGACGGGGCGTACGCGGAGGCGGCGAGGGCGACCCCGGGCCCCGAGGAGGCCAGCACGAACAGGAGGGCTAGGGGCGGCGGCCCCGAGGACGAGCAGGGCAGCCCCAGGGCCCTGAGAGCCCGGCTTGAGAAGCTGGAGGCCATGTACCGCCGGGCCCTGATGCAGTTGCACGTCGAACAGCGGGGGCCGCGCCCGCGTGGGGACAAGGAGGAGCCCTGTCCACGCAGACCCGACTCAGTTCAGCGAACCCCGGAGCCGGAGCCCGAGCCCTCGGAACCCTGGCTGTAGCCGGAGGCCGCAGCCCGGGGGAGGCGGGGCTTCGCGCGGGCCCCTCCTCCTCCGTTCACGGTTGCCCCCAGCTAGCGCGCGCCTGAGCCGCGCGCTCCCGCCTCCTGCCCGGCCCGGTCACTTCCGGGGGCGCGTCGCGTTCGGGCGGCAGAGGCTGAGAAGGGCGCTGGGCCATCTGAGTCCCTACGTGTACAAAGCAACTTTCTCTGGCCGCTGCTCGTTTCCGTAGAGAGAGGCCAGGCAACGGAGGGGCGGGTTTTAAAACAGCAAGAAATGGGTGCCAGTCAACACGTCCTAATGCCTGAACTTTTCTGAGTGTTGTGAGGACCTGTggtattttttccctctgttttggTTCTTTGAGGGATGAATAATACATTTTGAATTGGTTGAGTTTGTTCATTCTTCAGTCTCCCAAAGCCTCCAGCCGCTCTCTCTTATGTGGCCAACATTCTAagtatttggtttgtttttataagtCGGTGTTACTTGGATAGCCTATGAAGTACCACCCTTTTATGAAAAAGGTgatatatataatttagaaaCTCATGTCTGCCCTGGCTCTGGTCCTTATACATCTAGTATATACTGATTTGTTTACCccactctgctcccctcccccagccctgggaaTTTTTAAACTATCTGCCTATAGTAATTCTTTGATCGGCAAATAAATTTGGTGCACTGAAAATAACCTAAAGCTATCCCACGACTGTTATTTAAAGTGTGTGAAATGTTTCCacgtttttttaagaaatatacatgtatgtatatattatacctATTTTTAATATCAACTTGATTAGCCTTTGTAAACTAATTTTCTTTTCGCTTTATGAAacagtgatcttttaaaataatctaaagaTTAGACAgtctaaacattttatattttttatacgtTTTAGACTTGACAGCATAGCAGACAGCTACTTTGCCTAATATTGCTaatgtttaagaatttttaagaaattatgaaTTATATGTATATCAGAAGTCCCAAAACAAAGTGATTTAAGTCTCAGTTGTAATTTcagtccaggaaaaaaaaaaatgtgattatcttaaatattctaaaatcagtTGATTGTACTTTGTTAATGAATAACACCTTTGCCTAGTAATGAAGAGGATACCATTGTACCTGGTAAAAATCATAGGTGTAAAAGGGTGTTTAAGTGGTGGAGAACACTTCAGTTTAAGgaggcagaaaaaaatggaagagtttCTGTTACCGCTAGAAAAAAATCATGAGTtagaatgtttgttttatttgtggaATATTCCAGAAATTTcatagtatatattataaaacaagTTGCCAAAGAAAGTAGTGTTGAGATTTTTTCTAATCCTGGGTATTGAAGACACTTTGTGTATTTTGCTTAAAAGTAATTGATAGTTTTGAACATTAAAATCTTCCCCTATGACCAAGAAATATGAGAAGAAACTTGGTGAGAATAAGTAGGTATATGAAAAGTATTTCTATCCCCTTTACGTCGTTTTCTAATAGTGaaagaattaaaacatttttaggaGGCAGTAGGAATTGAAGAATGGAAAAAAGCATATTGGCCCTACTTCTACTTTGGATGTAAATTAGTTaatctctaagccttagttttctcaccaTTAAAATGAACATACCATCTAccttaaaatgttataaaaattttattgaaatgctATCTGCAGAATACCTGCTTCAAAATGAGATCTATCAGTAAGAATTATAatccaaattgtgaaatttcaagTGTATATTTTACTGTCACTTTACTTTCCTTCTGTATTTTGTTCCTCTATGACTTTATGGGTATTAGCAGATATGTATATTTCGAATGTGTtgacatttttctctccttttaaacAAACAGGGGAGATAAAGCCTTTATAATAAGGGAATAatacaaaaagtttaaaatatttcctgattGTGGCAACTGGCGATTCAAGAACTAAGCAAAATATTAAGTTTAACTAGTTTTAAACaccctttgttttaaaatcatgtaTAAGTATGGTGAAGAAAACTTTTGTAATaaggcacacacacaaatgaggaaTTTTTTTGAGCATAATTCCTGAAAAGTCTTAAAAATTCTGAAACCCAAATGCCCCTATAAATGGGTTAAGGCTCAACTTTGTTGAATTTCCCCAATGATACCTGATGAGAAGTATCATGTAGTAATATAAAAGATGTTTTGTTATATCAAAATATGTACCTGTTTAAGAAATGGGTAAAGTTGATTTTAGAAAAGTTTTGTCTAGGCTCTAGTTTGATCTAAAATAACCTAAAACTGCAGATTATCATACTTTGTTACAGTGACATTTTCATAACTTCAGATTTGTTGTGCAATGAAAAGAGGGCTTATAATAGAAATGAGCAACAAAAATATGTGTCATATTAGCAAGCAAATTCAGTGAGGAGGGTTGGCATTTTTTTAATCAGCAATCTTTATTGCTGCTACTCACAAACGTATACCATCTTTAtgtttttatctgtaaaaattAGGATGTAAATCAAAGCAGTATAAAATGGGGTATTTTGTAGATCATAGAACAAGCTGTCCTTGCTATACTTCTTGAACATAATGAATATTTGAAGAATActtgaaaatattctttgtatTGTTTAGTCTTAGACATAGATTTGCCAATTTATGAGTACTGCCATGATGAAACTAATAccaaattattcaataaattaaaCCATCAGTATATACTAAATAATTGTTAGCAACATGATTTTGATCCCAGTGCCAAAATACCATTTTCTATTTTGATTAAAGGAACAGATTTTCACTGAGAATTTGTCATAAAATCTTCATGAGtgaatgaaaaaacttattaatatTTCTGTTCAGTGATTAATTGATCAATTATAAGTTCTAATTTTTCTACTATAAACTTGCTTTCCTGATATATATTTTACCTATCTGATATAGACACTATATAAATCTATTTGTGCAATGGAAATACGAACCAAGGAAAACCGATAATACCCACGTCTGACTTTATGAGGTTATCGTGCtcaaatttcagattttaaaGCTTAAACTAAGATTAGCATCTCTTAATGATTTGAATTAAACTATGTTGTGTTTAATCCATAGGGGATTTTGCttattaaaaaattcatatgCAGAGTCGACTTGTCAGTATAGTCTTTGCATTATTCATGTTAATTTATTAGACTTTAGAGAAAATTTGAGAAAGACTTTAGAGAAAATTTGAGAAAGGACAGCAGTGAGTTTGTTGGTGCTTAATTCTTGTCTGAGTGATAGGCATTCTACTCTAAAAACTGAGTTCTTGGAGAGAGGAACTTGAACAACAATCTACCACAGACCTCATACTTGGGACTGATAAAAATCTTCCATGGCCTTTCATTTTTCCAGGTATCCTCACtttatttttgattcattttaaacttaaaacctccattgtatttttaaacttaatgGGTCTGACTTAAGTTATGGTGAAGACTCTGTTGCTAATAACCAAGAAACCCAACAATTCAGTGACTattaaaaacaagatttttaaatctGGTACATAAACTTCCTGATTCAGGTGCTTCAGGATGTCAGGAAGCTATGCTCCACATGGTCATTCAGGGTCTCAGATTCTTTTTATCATGTTTGtctaccttgcccaaggtcattgtTTCATCTGTGTGGTAGAAATAGGTTACTTGCAGGTCCAGGTTTCAgcatatgggaaaggaaaagaaaggcttGGCCAAGTGTGAAAGTGATATAAATTCCCCTGGTCACATTCTGCTGGTAAAACCTTATCACATGGCCCATTGACCCTGGCAGCTATCCTGTGATCATAAGAATAGCAGTtcagagagatgaaagaaaactTATATCTTAATAATATCATTGCAGCTCTGGTTATCACACCCAGAGTCTGTCCTACATCTGGACTTCCAGTTATCTTAGGAGATACATTTCCTTATTGTTTAACCCACTTTGAGTTAGGAAATTCTCTTAGTAGGAGtaaaaatggaatactatacaacaGTAAGAATGAACGCTATgatgacacatgaaaatatggGTGTCTCCCGAACAAAATGTTGAGGAAAAGAGGCCAGACACAAAGAACATAAAACGGACAAAACgttaatatctatatctatcgaGAACTCTTATAAATCAAACAAGGGCAATCATCCCAATGCAGAAAAAGGCAAAAGAACTTACAGATCCTTTATATTAGAGAAAAACTGGATAGCCAATAAACTATGGAAAGATTTTCAAATTAATAGTAATACAAAAGTAAACTTAGATGTCCTATCTCTTACATTCCATAACTCAAATAATCAGCATTTGCCTAATGgctataggaaaaaaattataaatcattcTGAATATCTTTTCCAATGCTCCTTATATCTAAATGGTTatcaaatcttaaaattttttgccTCAAAAATGCCTTtcacagtttttcctttttcttcattcataaTTTTGGGCATAGGTTATCTAAGGacctttgtttcattttgcatgaGGTAAACACTAAGGaatgcaaatttattttaatgcagAGGATAAATTGGTGTATGTACTATTGACCAATAATTTTTAGAGTAGGGTATGCAGGTATGTTGAGAGCAGGTTAAAAATCTCAGGTcttctatttacatttatttttacctcatgcttttaaaatttattctttctgtgtgtgttctAAAGTGTTCTTAGTATAGTAAATGATATACGCATTTTGTTatgtgctcaaaaatatttatagatccTGATAGAGTCTAAAGAATACTACACTGGGAGTCAAAAGCTCATTTGCAGGGTTTGTCATTGATTAGTTTTGGACCTCAAGAATATTACGTAATCTTTTTAACATGGAATTTTTCTTAAATAGGAAAATTGAGTAATAGAATGTATCCAAATATGCATCATAGCTAGGTTTGTTATGAGACTTAAATTAGATATTATAACTAAACTtatattttatgctttaaaatacaATACTACCAAAGTAAGAAAATTActgtttttgaaagataatttttcatGTTCCTTGGTTTTGGGGACAAAAAGAATtagctattaaaattattttagatttttgacatttttttttatcttcacaACTACTTTTTAAAGTTTAGGATTAATTCATCAGAATTTTTCAGTGCGTATCTTTTTGCTTGGCATTTTATACATTTCAAGTGAGAAATCAGGGCAGGTGTGTATCTATCAAGTATAAGGAGGCTACCAAATTAACCTACAAATCCCCAAAGTTATATTAATGAATCTGTGTGCTTCACAACCTTTTCTGAGAAGAATAAAATCACTTTTATTGAGGCACATTAGCACTACTAATAATTCTAAGACCTGAAAATACCTGACTGTGAAGTTGATTATGTACTCAAACAGAAAGCTATAATCAAAAGGTTTCTGAATCCTCTCCTTCaacagtgttttttttccccatattattGATGCAGATGTTAAGTTTCTTAACAAAAATGCGAAATAATTGGGGCTGAAGACTTCCTTTAGCCAAAAAGAAATTTCCACATTTTTATTAAGCAATATATTTCATGATGAAATAAATTCCATGAATTATTCTTCTGATACCAAGATTCAgtagcataaaataaaaacaaaatgtccaAAAATAACTCCCA
Protein-coding regions in this window:
- the TUSC1 gene encoding tumor suppressor candidate gene 1 protein, producing MWRMRGGATRRGSCGGGDSRGQGRPGRVRGGGGSGGWRGRAGGARQQLEERFADLAASHLEAIRARDERDRQNARLREENARLRLENRRLKRENRSLFRQALRLPGEGDDGAYAEAARATPGPEEASTNRRARGGGPEDEQGSPRALRARLEKLEAMYRRALMQLHVEQRGPRPRGDKEEPCPRRPDSVQRTPEPEPEPSEPWL